Proteins encoded together in one Aurantiacibacter aquimixticola window:
- a CDS encoding serine hydrolase domain-containing protein, which translates to MKRSLLALTAVLSLTSCASLENARADMDRGPFADALDTLDAAGFAGDFAIMLPGEVDQVVFGHAGGDIDSRAIEGWPWASVTKQVIAVLVMQNVEEGRLALDSDVGAIMPRLAGRGLTVEDLLRHRSDLPNPDDTSPDTAGVPSFYTTEAEPLAFCTGTAVERPSDQAWSYNNCDYIVLGAVLEMVSGASLDLQIAQSVGLASGWINTRLLDADDLREFAGATPQTAKRIAGYGASAGLVGPLDDMIAFDGALLRGELLSDASLAILWEGDPAQGFMALGQWVFEAPLAGCDTPVRVVERRGAIGDYQVRNLILPDRGIAIALATRQSEWEFGEIWRGSGPSHDVLSAVACG; encoded by the coding sequence GTGAAGCGATCGCTTCTCGCGCTGACGGCCGTGCTGTCGCTCACCAGTTGCGCATCGTTGGAAAACGCTCGCGCGGACATGGATCGGGGCCCCTTCGCCGATGCACTCGACACGCTGGATGCCGCCGGTTTCGCTGGTGATTTCGCCATCATGCTGCCGGGCGAAGTCGACCAGGTGGTGTTCGGGCATGCGGGCGGGGATATCGATAGCCGCGCGATCGAGGGCTGGCCGTGGGCATCGGTAACCAAACAGGTGATCGCGGTGCTGGTGATGCAGAATGTCGAGGAAGGTCGCCTGGCATTGGACAGCGATGTCGGCGCGATCATGCCCCGACTGGCCGGGCGCGGCCTGACTGTCGAAGACCTGCTGCGACACCGAAGCGACCTGCCGAATCCGGACGATACTTCACCAGATACGGCGGGTGTTCCGTCGTTCTACACCACCGAGGCCGAGCCGCTGGCTTTTTGCACCGGCACGGCAGTCGAGCGGCCATCCGATCAGGCGTGGTCCTACAACAATTGCGATTACATCGTGCTCGGCGCGGTGCTGGAGATGGTGTCCGGCGCAAGCCTCGATCTGCAGATCGCGCAAAGCGTCGGCCTGGCTTCGGGTTGGATCAACACGCGATTGCTCGACGCGGACGATTTGCGCGAATTTGCCGGCGCGACCCCGCAAACGGCCAAGCGCATTGCGGGTTATGGCGCTTCGGCGGGGCTTGTCGGTCCGCTCGACGACATGATCGCCTTCGATGGCGCATTGCTGCGCGGCGAACTTCTCAGCGATGCATCGCTGGCCATATTGTGGGAAGGAGATCCGGCGCAGGGGTTCATGGCTCTCGGCCAGTGGGTGTTCGAAGCACCGCTCGCCGGATGCGACACGCCGGTTCGCGTGGTCGAGCGGCGCGGCGCTATCGGCGATTATCAGGTGCGCAACCTCATCCTGCCGGATCGCGGCATCGCGATTGCCCTGGCGACCCGGCAGTCGGAATGGGAGTTCGGAGAAATCTGGAGAGGCTCCGGCCCATCGCATGACGTGCTGTCCGCCGTCGCTTGCGGCTGA
- the pyrE gene encoding orotate phosphoribosyltransferase: MTQDEVLAEFRKSGALLEGHFKLSSGRHSGHYLQCARVLMHPHRAALLAEALAERIPGDIVDSLDAVVSPAMGGIIIGHEMGRALHLDAMFLERPEGKFHLRRGFSLAPGAKVLMVEDVVTTGLSSREAIAAVGSEGGEVLAEVALVDRSNGSADLGVPFFPLIDIDFPTYAEGDVPEDLAAIPITKPGSRK, translated from the coding sequence ATGACACAAGACGAGGTGCTTGCCGAATTCCGCAAGAGCGGCGCGCTGCTGGAAGGGCATTTCAAGCTCAGCAGCGGGCGCCATAGCGGGCATTACCTGCAATGCGCGCGTGTGTTGATGCACCCGCACCGCGCCGCACTGCTGGCGGAAGCCCTTGCCGAGCGCATTCCCGGCGACATCGTCGATTCGCTGGACGCCGTGGTCAGCCCGGCAATGGGCGGCATCATAATCGGCCATGAAATGGGTCGGGCGCTGCATCTGGATGCGATGTTCCTCGAAAGGCCCGAAGGCAAGTTTCATCTGCGCCGCGGCTTTTCTCTGGCACCCGGTGCGAAAGTGCTGATGGTGGAGGATGTCGTCACCACGGGCCTTTCCAGCCGCGAGGCCATCGCCGCCGTGGGTAGCGAGGGGGGCGAGGTGCTGGCGGAAGTCGCGTTGGTCGATCGCAGCAATGGTTCTGCCGATCTGGGCGTGCCATTCTTTCCTCTGATCGACATCGATTTCCCGACCTATGCGGAAGGCGACGTGCCGGAAGATCTTGCAGCCATCCCCATAACCAAACCGGGCAGCCGGAAGTGA
- the coxB gene encoding cytochrome c oxidase subunit II, with amino-acid sequence MESIDAMNFGDIVRKKLSLLAMLLAAFAFTAMPQGAMAQIDENLSPVETNEAAQDAQAATGQDFSAVDAPVVTDTAAPFEPFGPDMIKGQPTAFEDDAIQSMTFQPQYTENGDYALWMHDYVLIPVITGISLIVLFLLLWVIAKYRRRANPVPSKTSHNTLIEVLWTVVPVIILVVIAVPSITLLARQYETPPADAITIKANGYQWYWGYEYVDNGGFEVISNMLDEAEALDAGEPHQLAVDNRMVVPVGVPIRLQTYGADVIHSFGIPSLWFKLDAVPGRINEKMITIKEEGIYYGQCMELCGARHGYMPIAIEARSLEDYNAWVQAQPGGQTRAQIQAAAAAEAAQADAAAEDAESAEDAAEAGDTTGEAEADAAEAEATT; translated from the coding sequence ATGGAAAGCATCGACGCAATGAATTTCGGCGATATCGTCCGCAAGAAGCTGTCTCTCCTCGCCATGCTGCTGGCGGCCTTTGCCTTTACGGCAATGCCGCAAGGCGCGATGGCGCAGATCGACGAGAACCTCTCCCCGGTCGAAACGAACGAGGCGGCGCAGGACGCGCAGGCCGCGACGGGGCAGGACTTTTCCGCCGTCGATGCGCCGGTCGTCACCGACACCGCCGCGCCGTTCGAGCCGTTCGGCCCCGACATGATCAAGGGCCAGCCGACCGCGTTCGAAGACGATGCGATCCAGTCGATGACCTTTCAGCCGCAATATACCGAGAACGGCGATTACGCGCTGTGGATGCACGATTATGTTTTGATACCGGTCATCACTGGTATCAGTCTTATCGTGCTCTTTTTGCTGTTGTGGGTGATTGCCAAATATCGTCGCAGGGCCAATCCCGTGCCGTCGAAGACGAGCCACAACACGCTTATCGAGGTTCTCTGGACGGTCGTCCCGGTCATCATCCTGGTGGTGATCGCCGTCCCCTCGATCACGCTGCTGGCGCGGCAGTATGAAACGCCCCCGGCGGATGCGATCACGATCAAGGCCAATGGTTATCAGTGGTATTGGGGCTATGAATATGTCGACAATGGCGGGTTCGAGGTGATCTCGAACATGCTGGACGAGGCCGAGGCGCTCGACGCCGGTGAGCCGCACCAGCTTGCGGTCGACAATCGCATGGTCGTGCCCGTCGGCGTGCCTATCCGCCTGCAGACCTATGGCGCGGATGTGATCCATTCCTTCGGTATCCCCTCGCTCTGGTTCAAGCTCGACGCCGTCCCCGGCCGGATCAACGAGAAAATGATCACGATCAAGGAAGAGGGCATCTATTACGGCCAGTGCATGGAGCTGTGCGGCGCTCGTCACGGTTACATGCCGATCGCCATCGAAGCGCGTAGTCTCGAGGACTACAATGCGTGGGTCCAGGCGCAGCCGGGCGGCCAGACCCGCGCGCAGATCCAGGCCGCCGCCGCTGCAGAAGCTGCGCAGGCCGATGCTGCGGCGGAAGATGCGGAGAGCGCGGAAGATGCTGCCGAAGCAGGCGATACGACGGGCGAGGCCGAGGCGGATGCCGCCGAAGCCGAAGCCACCACCTGA
- the ctaD gene encoding cytochrome c oxidase subunit I, with protein MATTADQFQAHSDDHAHSHADHKPSFFARWFMSTNHKDIGTLYLIFAIIAGIIGGAISGFMRAELAAPGLQHMGYLVDFLGGNGASFDEQGHMWNVLITAHGLIMVFFMVMPAMIGGFGNWFVPLMIGAPDMAFPRMNNISFWLTVAGFCSLLFSLFVPGGTGLGAGVGWTVYAPLSTNGSVGPAVDFAIFSLHLAGAGSILGATNFITTIFNMRAPGMTLHKMPLFVWSVLVTAFLLLLALPVLAAAITMLITDRNFGTTFFDAAGGGDPVLYQHLFWFFGHPEVYIMILPGFGMVSQIVATFSRKPVFGYLGMAYAMVAIGVVGFIVWAHHMYTVGLDVNTKMYFTAATMVIAVPTGIKIFSWIATMWGGSIEFKSPMVWALGFIFLFTVGGVTGVVLANGGIDDNLHDTYYVVAHFHYVLSMGAVFSMFAGWYYWFPKISGRWHSEFLAHVHFWLFFIGVNWIFFPMHFLGLQGMARRYPDYTAAYAYWNEIASFGYIIMAASVVVWLGNTFFALFAGKRAAANYWGEGATTLEWSLSSPPPYHQFETLPVIEDHHTADDHLSERPATA; from the coding sequence ATGGCTACCACTGCAGACCAGTTCCAGGCTCACAGCGACGATCACGCGCATAGCCATGCCGATCACAAGCCGAGCTTCTTTGCCCGCTGGTTCATGTCCACGAACCACAAGGACATCGGCACGCTCTACCTGATCTTCGCGATCATCGCGGGCATCATCGGCGGTGCGATTTCGGGGTTCATGCGCGCCGAGCTCGCTGCGCCGGGCCTGCAGCATATGGGCTATCTGGTCGATTTCCTTGGCGGCAACGGTGCCAGCTTCGATGAACAGGGTCACATGTGGAATGTGCTGATCACGGCGCACGGCCTGATCATGGTGTTCTTCATGGTGATGCCCGCCATGATCGGCGGCTTCGGCAACTGGTTCGTGCCGCTGATGATCGGCGCGCCGGACATGGCGTTCCCGCGCATGAACAACATCTCCTTCTGGCTGACCGTGGCCGGCTTCTGCTCGCTGCTGTTCTCGCTCTTCGTTCCGGGTGGTACGGGGCTGGGCGCGGGCGTCGGCTGGACGGTCTACGCGCCGCTATCGACCAACGGTTCGGTCGGCCCCGCGGTCGACTTCGCGATCTTCTCGCTGCACCTCGCGGGCGCGGGTTCGATCCTTGGCGCGACCAACTTCATCACCACCATCTTCAACATGCGCGCACCGGGCATGACGTTGCACAAGATGCCGCTCTTCGTCTGGTCCGTGCTCGTCACCGCGTTCCTGCTGCTGCTGGCTCTGCCGGTGCTGGCCGCGGCGATCACCATGCTGATCACCGACCGCAATTTCGGCACGACCTTCTTCGATGCGGCGGGCGGCGGCGATCCGGTGCTTTACCAGCATCTGTTCTGGTTCTTCGGCCACCCCGAAGTCTACATCATGATCCTGCCGGGCTTCGGCATGGTCAGCCAGATCGTCGCGACCTTCAGCCGCAAGCCGGTCTTCGGCTATCTCGGCATGGCCTACGCCATGGTCGCGATCGGCGTGGTCGGCTTCATCGTGTGGGCGCACCACATGTATACGGTCGGCCTCGACGTGAACACAAAGATGTACTTCACCGCTGCTACCATGGTGATCGCCGTGCCCACCGGCATCAAGATCTTCAGCTGGATCGCGACGATGTGGGGCGGGAGTATCGAGTTCAAGTCGCCGATGGTCTGGGCGCTGGGCTTCATCTTCCTCTTCACCGTGGGCGGTGTGACCGGCGTGGTGCTGGCCAATGGCGGCATCGATGACAACCTGCACGACACTTACTACGTGGTGGCCCACTTCCACTATGTGCTGTCGATGGGCGCGGTCTTCTCGATGTTCGCGGGCTGGTATTACTGGTTCCCCAAGATCAGCGGCCGCTGGCACAGCGAATTTCTCGCTCACGTCCACTTCTGGCTGTTCTTCATCGGCGTGAACTGGATCTTCTTCCCGATGCACTTCCTCGGCCTGCAGGGGATGGCGCGTCGCTATCCCGATTACACCGCCGCCTATGCCTACTGGAACGAGATCGCGAGCTTCGGCTACATCATCATGGCCGCATCGGTCGTGGTGTGGCTGGGCAACACGTTCTTCGCCCTCTTCGCGGGCAAGCGCGCCGCGGCGAATTACTGGGGTGAAGGCGCAACGACGCTGGAATGGAGCCTTTCCAGCCCGCCGCCGTATCATCAGTTCGAAACGCTGCCGGTGATCGAGGATCACCACACGGCGGACGATCACCTGAGCGAACGTCCGGCCACCGCCTGA